Proteins from one Acropora muricata isolate sample 2 chromosome 9, ASM3666990v1, whole genome shotgun sequence genomic window:
- the LOC136928674 gene encoding uncharacterized protein — MFFIVTVTNRIPFFFSGKPNKYRFGEQSLGPKRREAKATEIECIQRKLSNERAEVILLGDSIIKNIERFAPKYFTFFPASTVLNAGIPGDTVEAILYRVLHMSFPSTVTCISLLCGTNNLSSHSPATISATVMEILFVLRQKCPTCVIHLFPILPRFDQFFSNVRATNTYIYFHVKNFFPDVVLHDLPSSLYNKNVYREDKLHLTKKGNDILTKWFHYCISNASPPANPTLNTSPSDFASNDEDWPALPQPSPKPNPTPPIPCPLSSRNLIQSTKSKFTQPAYPNKTFSPTHPSPKYLRNLKPNSAAMHVQLSSTPSYTKPSSSPRPSHPIPTPSHPKPSLTPRPTQPIPLPTHTKPSSTIVSVQHASTPSYITPTVTPRPSKPTPEPSHAKPSSTTRPTQPTPTTIYGKPISTPRPTKPTPNPIHSNHSSTPRCPLPKPSSTPRLTQPTHKQTHGKPSSDPRPTQPTPTTSHARPNSTLRPTKHTPTSTHGKPRSTLKPTLATSSYSKSSSAPRPTQPTHGKPNSTPRPTQPTPTSSYGKPSSTPRPSQTTHGKPTSTLRPTQPTSSYGQPNSTPRPTLPIPTSTYGEPSSTPRPTRPTHGKPNSTPKPTQPTHGKRSSTARPPQHTHGKPSSTKMHSQPTPTTSHAGPNSTSRSTEPTPTSNYDKPISSPRTNLPVPLTRLSLKHLLWMYFLLCFPFYVMCFLAEYNTPFLAMILLFPIIILITSCTNCWIGTPNIIKQRKKCYNKSCPLNEKSHVEKREDDKPSREQSNEQVHLDKFSTTISFPTLTTIRAFFFVFFMYECRFDFIDHLPIESLLMRIMLTTVFRVQVSLIIVATCMLPEKRACSLFSTHSHQNSVTNTPKVPTCSDPISNFMHIMRFRTNKHKKQKLFFKKNWRSILRRISNFQKKYKMHLNLDKNRRTEKQETNKIKSESLLSRSTEKAINSLVFGLSVITLPGLFVIFLATPKVQILSKFLYNHTSDRIEKMAFSYPYTFSRLHYMYICSAFLGNMAIVSFFTALLLEYFPTSTGSYLLSIGPTLENVLQFCSFSTFMCLYFMLLYMGHYGILALLFIMAVLFVQFTGEPLTFSNFWSSDTLFGILATFEFMLVDLFNMFLSLPGNILCFIPQFQTLMIQVFVKDWHGKTHIFRLPKNATASDLRKQISIKFKLSRSHYWLNGPQGHNLENHQELHNLDTIHIRGRLFGGTNMCCIKGCSEEASNRNIFCLAGVYELKIPPHILRQASDLCNLYICNHHYYFHQKRGHKPRRLYSSVEHGKNIFLSNKTELNDYSTSLDVKTCTLCKKDVVVTTKTPCLQHTLSLSSQNFMCACNCLDEIIDGKIQNMKIEMYDCIASKAESFSRKSDLVEGYICTECGPTHLHSLEKGSARETESLTTINETHQFSFPFSQAFAGSEQCNLESTNNSILINYESIYDTFLLTSKEEFAPWNIYLQHGRTGVMLHFYLEKSAEMLATKKITLFCPFLFGAPYQISFSVYVLGKQVDSGFLPNKYFQSDRQAMHTMHNILNTLFSVQLCLGIYDERILNMTKVRELKITDPAKCYEIDTKFVLTNHHGKEVRETIRSTHSERPCKLFLCQTYGERCSNCTTLLQTKNIFRDNKKQPNKCNSDSHTAISKLTFQELLERYKNLKKSCDYWKSRTRYYMKKMKVKPPVNFRTTSTKLGKLIDIAIEKNLIKRTSVLYLLLMDTIIGLQKQEEEFNKNNEKYNKNKTKPKAKGMRYHPLVIKWCCSLASKCHEKGYESIRNILPLPHWQTIKQYRQTSSSSESINQENLRRMVQEMERRNCKGIGGIHWDEMIIQEGIVVCKRTGELVGFENLEIPMEITNDSCSTQNENDESDIYESEFSDSESDETSSGSSSGKIDFNECPQSKTQSRAKMICQFFFSSIEGDFSWPVASFPVRQMNCQKLKVLVWKVIKVLSQKTINGKNIQVLYGVCDGSSYSHAFFRKSNVQNWVCFNPYNNDVPIWWLSDYPHLIKKLRNFMVDQDRNMKWGEQEINSEHLMDVVERKQTKLRWKHVKLSARTKMSVKRAVEVCSEEVVMDICQGSFPLQETIGTRMYLSMCASLFKIMNNSTEVDPSSYRDLVKILVWFKNWHHEIQTTMPHSGLRHEHWKKFITVRTYKDLLRSIRAFLGLVQYIQINYPNSIIIPKTMCQDDVENYFSLQRAHIASAQPTVLQYFESAATLNTNLLLTSEFNELNDSTGSYDPVCIPNAVKMPLLRRSKSTCSSESKLPLCSDSSNSNHSFLPLEVTPNIYDKGQKLQLLRHAKQTLDYIDLSTSSTIIQANQIIVQAMKNKTNSEHLLNFISCLDSGLRTHYFSKENWCENSLTKAILALQKDNNLKKLWRGTLTQMHVTHINNELAYDMLSIFVKKFTKRRCVTYLAIDGFSPSTSNENSAIRQLLKKYDMLEGKKVEDVRNSPDKSNSKCFACGGLGHWARDCPKGYNKDWLSQQQCFKCRQLGHFKRNCPFKLTMNKFQSPSSSIKQVDESAKRPWYNPATALPKMIGELDTYDLNTNQNYLPLVVDNANPLKAKQQTDEWFNFRKGKINGSKAAVSLGWFGRPLMESYWRQLRLFSEEPINPVNISENQLAMKWGSMCEKSAMVTYIIKFLSRKYPKSKVSETGVHIINDENGIPWLASSPDGLVDTESITDRQGVVEIKCPFMGGKPVPYKNVCLNHIPQIMLEMHCTSTTWCHYIVWTPVGYNIYLVKRDDRYVAALLAYLKDFWGSANDPHGTMPHWKADPFNLKKRAEEISRKCVMKKK, encoded by the exons atgttcttcattgtgacggttacgaaccgaattcctttttttttttccggaaaaccaaacaaatacaggTTCGGAGAACAGTCACTGGGACCAAAACGCCGGGAGGCAAAAGCTACTGAAATCGAATgcattcaaagaaaattaagcaacgAGAGAGCAGAGGTAATTTTATTAGGCGACtccatcatcaaaaacattgaaaggtttgctccaaaatattttactttttttcccgCTTCCACGGTGTTAAACGCTGGTATTCCAGGTGACACCGTGGAGGCAATTCTTTACAGAGTGCTCCACAtgtcttttccttcaactgTTACTTGCATTTCTCTTCTATGTGGAACCAACAATCTATCTTCTCACTCACCAGCCACCATCTCTGCAACTGTAATggagattttatttgtattgcgccaaaaatgtccaacctgtgtcattcatttatttcctaTTTTACCAAGATTTGATCAGTTCTTCTCTAATGTACGTGCTACTAAcacttatatttattttcatgttaaaaatttttttccagacGTCGTACTTCATGACTTGCCATCTTCATTATACAATAAAAACGTATACAGGGAAGACAAACTTCActtaacaaaaaagggaaatgacATTCTTACCAAATGGTTCCACTACTGCATTTCCAATGCCAGTCCTCCAGCTAATCCCACTCTCAACACTTCCCCTTCAGATTTTGCAAGCAATGATGAGGACTGGCCTGCTTTACCTCAACCCAGCCCCAAACCAAATCCTACTCCACCAATTCCCTGCCCCTTAAGTTCAAGAAATCTGATACAAAGCACAAAATCCAAGTTTACCCAACCAGCCTacccaaacaaaacattcagccccACCCATCCAAGTCCCAAATATTTGCGAAATCTTAAACCCAATTCAGCCGCAATGCATGTCCAACTGTCCTCCACCCCAAGCTATACCAAACCCAGTTCATCCCCAAGGCCCAGTCATCCCATCCCTACACCAAGCCATCCGAAACCTAGTTTAACCCCAAGGCCTACTCAACCTATCCCTTTGCCAACCCATACTAAACCAAGTTCAACCATAGTGTCTGTTCAACATGCTTCCACACCAAGCTATATAACACCCACTGTAACCCCAAGGCCTTCTAAACCAACACCTGAACCCTCCCATGCTAAACCCAGTTCAACCACAAGGCCTACTCAACCCACCCCCACAACAATCTATGGTAAACCCATTTCAACCCCAAGGCCAACTAAACCCACCCCTAACCCAATCCATAGTAACCATAGCTCAACCCCAAGGTGCCCCCTACCCAAACCCAGTTCAACCCCAAGGCTTACTCAACCCACCCATAAACAAACACATGGTAAACCCAGTTCAGACCCAAGACCCACTCAACCCACCCCTACGACCTCTCATGCTAGACCCAATTCAACCTTAAGGCCCACTAAACACACCCCTACCTCAACCCATGGAAAACCCAGATCAACCCTAAAGCCAACACTAGCCACATCAAGCTATAGTAAATCCAGTTCAGCACCAAGGCCAACTCAACCCACCCATGGTAAACCCAATTCAACTCCAAGGCCTACTCAACCCACCCCCACATCAAGCTATGGTAAACCCAGTTCTACCCCAAGGCCAAGTCAAACCACACATGGTAAACCCACTTCAACTCTAAGGCCTACTCAACCCACATCAAGCTATGGTCAACCCAATTCAACCCCAAGGCCAACATTACCCATCCCCACATCAACCTATGGTGAACCCAGTTCAACCCCAAGGCCAACTCGACCCACCCATGGTAAACCCAATTCAACTCCAAAGCCTACTCAACCCACCCATGGTAAACGCAGTTCAACAGCAAGGCCCCCTCAACACACTCATGGTAAACCCAGTTCAACCAAAATGCATTCTCAACCCACCCCTACAACCTCCCATGCTGGACCCAACTCAACCTCAAGGTCCACTGAACCCACCCCCACATCAAACTATGATAAACCCATTTCATCCCCAAGGACTAATCTGCCTGTCCCTTTGACAAGGTTATCTCTTAAACACTTGCTTTGGATGTATTTCCTGCTATGCTTCCCCTTCTATGTTATGTGTTTTTTGGCAGAATATAACACCCCATTCCTTGCAATGATTCTTCTATTTCCAATCATTATTCTGATCACTTCATGTACCAACTGTTGGATAGGTACGCCAAACAtaataaagcaaagaaagaaatgttataataAATCATGTCCACTTAATGAAAAATCACATGTTGAGAAAAGGGAAGATGATAAGCCATCACGGGAGCAATCGAACGAACAAGTACATCTGGACAAGTTTTCAACAACCATATCTTTTCCCACTCTTACTACAATCAgggcctttttttttgtttttttcatgtatGAATGCAGATTTGATTTTATAGATCATTTGCCAATAGAAAGTCTGTTAATGAGGATAATGCTCACAACTGTTTTCAGAGTTCAAGTTTCGTTAATCATTGTTGCAACCTGTATGCTACCAGAAAAAAGAGCTTGTTCCTTGTTTAGCACACACAGCCATCAAAACAGCGTGACCAATACTCCAAAGGTACCCACCTGTTCAGATCCTATTTCAAACTTTATGCACATAATGCGTTTTCGAACaaataaacacaaaaaacagaaacttttttttaaaaagaattggAGAAGTATTTTGAgaagaatttcaaattttcaaaagaagTATAAAATGCATCTGAACCTGGACAAAAATCGCAGGACAGAAAAACAAGagacaaataaaatcaaatccGAGTCACTTCTCTCTCGATCAACTGAAAAAGCAATCAACTCTCTTGTTTTTGGCTTATCTGTCATAACTTTACCTGGTTTATTTGTAATATTCTTAGCTACACCAAAGGTACAGATCTTGTCTAAATTCTTGTACAACCATACCAGTGACAGAATAGAAAAAATGGCCTTTTCTTATCCATACACTTTCTCCAGACTTCACTACATGTACATATGCTCTGCCTTTTTGGGCAATATGGCTATTGTTAGCTTCTTCACAGCACTTCTCTTAGAATACTTTCCAACATCAACTGGTTCTTACTTATTGTCGATAGGCCCCACACtagaaaatgttttgcagttctgtaGCTTCTCCACTTTCATGTGTCTTTATTTCATGCTACTATACATGGGTCATTATGGAATATTGGCACTACTTTTTATTATGGCAGTTTTATTTGTTCAATTTACTGGTGAACCTCTAACATTTTCCAACTTTTGGTCAAGTGACACATTATTTGGTATTTTGGCGACCTTTGAATTTATGCTTGTTGAtttgtttaacatgtttttatcTCTCCCTGGAAATATACTCTGCTTCATTCCACAATTTCAGACACTCATGATCCAAGTTTTTGTCAAAGACTGGCATGGAAAAACACATATATTTCGACTGCCCAAAAATGCCACTGCATCAGACCTAAGAAAGCAGATTTCAATTAAATTTAAACTCTCTCGCAGTCATTATTGGTTAAATGGTCCACAGGGTCACAACCTAGAAAATCATCAAGAACTGCACAATCTAGACACTATACACATTAGAGGTAGGCTCTTTGGAGGCACAAACATGTGCTGCATAAAAGGGTGTTCAGAGGAGGCATCAAATAGAAATATCTTTTGCCTGGCAGGAGTGTATGAATTAAAAATACCACCTCACATTCTTAGGCAAGCAAGTGATCTATGCAACTTGTACATCTGTAATCATCACTACTATTTTCATCAAAAACGTGGCCATAAACCAAGGAGACTTTATTCCAGTGTTGAACATggcaaaaatattttcttaaGCAATAAAACTGAATTAAATGACTATTCTACTTCGCTAGATGTCAAAACATGCACATTATGTAAGAAAGATGTTGTTGTCACAACAAAGACTCCATGTTTACAACACACTCTTTCATTGTCATCCCAGAACTTCATGTGTGCATGCAACTGTTTGGATGAGATAATAGATGGTAAGATTCAGAACATGAAAATTGAGATGTATGACTGCATTGCAAGTAAAGCTGAATCTTTTTCCAGAAAATCTGATTTAGTTGAAGGCTATATCTGCACTGAATGTGGACCAACTCACTTACACTCCTTAGAAAAAGGTAGTGCAAGGGAGACTGAATCTCTCACAACAATAAATGAAACTCACcaattttcatttcccttttCTCAGGCATTTGCTGGCTCTGAACAATGCAATCTTGAAAGCACAAATAATAGCATATTGATTAACTATGAATCAATTTATGACACATTTCTTTTAACATCAAAAGAAGAATTTGCACCTTGGAACATTTATCTGCAACATGGAAGAACTGGTGTCATGCTTCATTTTTACCTTGAGAAAAGTGCTGAAATGTTGGCAACCaaaaaaataacattattttgtccttttttgttTGGTGCACCCTACCAAATTTCTTTTTCGGTATATGTACTTGGTAAACAAGTTGACAGTGGTTTTCTTCCCAACAAATACTTTCAAAGTGACAGACAGGCAATGCATACAATGCATAACATTCTGAACACTCTCTTCTCAGTACAGCTGTGTCTTGGTATTTATGATGAAAGGATTCTAAATATGACTAAAGTGCGAGAGTTAAAGATTACTGATCCAGCCAAATGTTATGAAATAGACACAAAATTTGTTCTTACAAACCACCATGGCAAAGAGGTACGGGAGACAATAAGAAGTACCCACTCAGAAAGACCATGTAAACTGTTTCTGTGCCAAACATATGGAGAGAGGTGTTCCAACTGCACTACTTTATTACAAACGAAAAATATATTCCGTGATAATAAAAAACAACCCAATAAATGCAATTCTGATTCACATACAGCAATatcaaaacttacttttcaggAACTACTTGAAAgatacaaaaatttaaaaaaatcgtGCGACTACTGGAAATCAAGAACCAGATACtatatgaaaaaaatgaaagtgaagccACCAGTAAACTTTAGAACCACTTCAACAAAGCTAGGTAAGCTGATAGACATTGCCattgaaaagaatttaataaaacgaACCTCTGTTTTGTACTTATTGTTAATGGACACCATAATAGGATTACAGAAACAAGAAGAAgagttcaacaaaaataatgaaaaatacaacaaaaacaaaaccaaaccaaaagcAAAAGGGATGAGATACCACCCTTTAGTTATCAAATGGTGTTGCTCTTTAGCCAGCAAATGTCATGAAAAGGGGTACGAAAGCATACGGAACATACTACCACTGCCTCATTGGCAAACAATCAAACAATATAGACAAACTAGCTCTTCTTCTGAGTCAATAAACCAAGAAAATCTAAGAAGGATGGTCCAAGAAATGGAAAGAAGAAATTGTAAAGGAATAGGTGGAATCCACTGGGATGAAATGATTATCCAAGAAGGCATCGTAGTTTGCAAAAGAACAGGAGAACTTGTAGGTTTTGAGAACCTTGAAATCCCTATGGAAATAACTAATGACTCCTGTTCCACGCAAAACGAAAATGATGAAAGTGATATTTATGAGAGTGAATTTTCAGATTCAGAATCTGATGAAACTTCTTCTGGCTCATCATCTGgcaaaattgattttaatgAATGCCCCCAAAGTAAAACCCAGTCCAGAGCAAAAATGAtatgccaattttttttctcttctattGAAGGTGACTTTTCTTGGCCTGTTGCTAGTTTTCCAGTGCGACAAATGAACTGCCAAAAACTCAAAGTGTTAGTCTGGAAGGTAATCAAAGTTCTTTCACAGAAAACCATAAATGGTAAAAACATTCAGGTACTCTATGGCGTTTGTGATGGCTCCTCCTATTCCCATGCATTTTTCCGCAAATCAAATGTTCAAAACTGGGTGTGTTTTAACCCATACAACAACGATGTTCCAATATGGTGGCTATCTGATTATCCTCACTTGATAAAAAAACTTAGGAATTTCATGGTTGATCAAGACAGAAACATGAAATGgggagaacaagaaataaattCTGAACACCTTATGGATGTTGTTGAACGGAAACAAACTAAACTACGATGGAAACATGTTAAATTGAGTGCTAGAACAAAAATGTCAGTAAAACGAGCAGTGGAAGTATGTTCTGAAGAGGTTGTGATGGACATCTGTCAGGGTAGTTTTCCTCTTCAAGAAACGATCGGAACTCGTATGTACTTAAGTATGTGTGCAAgcctttttaaaataatgaataatagCACAGAGGTTGATCCTTCAAGTTACAGAGACCTTGTAAAAATTTtagtttggttcaaaaattggCACCATGAAATCCAAACCACAATGCCTCATAGCGGACTGCGCCATGAACACTGGAAAAAATTTATTACAGTCCGAACTTACAAAGATTTATTGAGATCTATTAGGGCCTTTTTAGGCTTAGTACAGTACATTCAGATTAACTACCCCAATTCCATCATAATCCCCAAAACCATGTGTCAAGATGATGTGGAAAACTATTTCTCATTACAGCGTGCACACATTGCTTCTGCTCAACCTACTGTCCTCCAGTATTTTGAGTCTGCTGCCACACTGAATACAAACTTATTATTGACATCTGAATTTAATGAACTGAATGACAGTACAGGTTCATATGACCCAGTCTGCATTCCAAATGCAGTAAAAATGCCTCTGCTTAGGAGAAGTAAAAGTACTTGCTCTTCAGAATCCAAATTGCCACTTTGTTCTGATTCTTCTAATTCAAATCACTCATTCCTTCCACTAGAAGTCACACCAAATATATATGATAAAGGACAAAAACTTCAGCTCTTACGACATGCAAAGCAAACATTGGACTACATTGATTTATCAACTTCATCTACAATAATTCAGGCTAACCAAATTATTGTACAGgccatgaaaaacaaaaccaactcTGAACACTTATTAAATTTCATATCCTGCTTAGATAGTGGCCTTCGTACACATTATTTTAGCAAAGAAAACTGGTGtgaaaattcattaaccaaagCAATATTGGCACTTCAAAAGGATAACAACTTGAAGAAACTGTGGAGAGGCACATTGACCCAAATGCACGTCACCCACATAAATAATGAACTAGCTTATGATATGCTGTctatttttgtcaaaaaattcacaaaaaggaGATGTGTAACTTATCTAGCGATTGATGGTTTTAGTCCTAGCACGTCTAATGAAAATTCTGCAATTAGACAACTCTTAAAGAAATATGACATGCTTGAAGGCAAAAAAGTGGAAGATGTTAGAAATTCACCTGATAAATCAAATAGTAAATGCTTTGCTTGTGGTGGGCTGGGACATTGGGCCAGAGACTGTCCTAAGGGTTACAACAAAGACTGGCTGAGCCAGCAACAATGCTTCAAGTGTCGACAACTTGGACATTTTAAAAGAAACTGTCCTTTTAAATTGACTATGAACAAATTCCAATCACCCTCTTCTTCTATAAAGCAGGTGGATGAGTCTGCAAAAAGACCATGGTATAATCCAGCAACTGCACTACCAAAAATGATTGGTGAATTAGACACATACGACCTAAATACTAATCAAAATTATTTGCCACTTGTAGTTGACAATGCAAACCCTctaaaagcaaaacaacaaacTGATGAATGGTTCAATTTTCGAAAAGGTAAAATAAATGGAAGCAAAGCTGCAGTCAGCCTAGGTTGGTTTGGGAGGCCTCTTATGGAAAGCTACTGGAGACAATTAAGGCTATTTAGTGAGGAACCCATAAATCCAGTGAATATATCTGAAAATCAACTGGCTATGAAATGGGGGTCTATGTGTGAGAAAAGTGCCATGGTAACATATATTATCAAGTTCCTATCCAGAAAATACCCCAAAAGCAAGGTTAGTGAGACTGGAGTTCACATAATAAATGATGAGAATGGAATTCCATGGTTAGCATCTTCTCCTGATGGGTTAGTAGATACTGAATCAATTACAGATAGACAGGGAGTTGTAGAAATTAAGTGCCCATTTATGGGAGGTAAACCTGTCCCATACAAGAATGTCTGTCTTAATCATATTCCACAAATAATGTTAGAAATGCACTGCACCAGTACAACATGGTGTCATTACATTGTATGGACTCCGGTTGGTTATAACATTTACCTTGTCAAAAGGGATGACAGGTATGTAGCTGCCTTGCTTGCATATTTGAAGGACTTCTGGGGATCTGCAAATGACCCACATGGTACAATGCCTCACTGGAAAGCTGATCCTTTTAACCTAAAAAAGAGAGCCGAAGAAATTTCAAGAAAATGTG TCATGAAAAAGAAGTAA
- the LOC136928547 gene encoding uncharacterized protein, protein MEEWKCKLNPCEIRLERLKNRNLVIRQQNSYQSYTWGSGGLGNSCHQDTILEFLYHPFRRQIKILGNSGCGMCILEDCFKLREDGKFLESKLKLWKWLRDETDNGQIYYSFGRTASIIGIFFRLMENSDQSFTLNFRITEQIATVCSLSPQKHVRKRTKHHVIFPITDDDVLRQHVTIDKTYKTNSVLEHLLTRTNEVLNSSWCGNVICEIDPQEPILSLSELTPEKAQFCNGNNIITSQVTRSPKFFFVMRSVSSAFTPDLEEDINIADATYKLSGIVYFNGIHYWCEILSTQIGFKNGWYFFDGMQNGGKAEYVGDKPKCNQPQYVHILLYEQWASNTLVYGNTLAQQNEKLKSIISSYKEDLNLSDTKVKIKNLKAILKHERIPFQINSKLDDLKPLVLNKPDTKAKDGFEIPMKLSVENRKTPPTAKDVFSLKRMSGTQTGSKDYTPERHAPKKLKREFLAPFKKIPFKKNIQKCIRTFKDLLSTVTSPSETSQNSSGDESDETQFNGKQDSNPFFKYIAEPMKEEIMLCKLNNYLSKNFSSELPYQMVDTKQLWEFKEFDRLLTPKVDDGGERLEQIKRYVLKFGIDSPLILTYNRSNGKVYLAEGNHRLAIAMSERIPYLPVHVTSHWLEPTQLGNFKVMPNHLEISKITKLLPQHLGLKVK, encoded by the coding sequence ATGGAAGAATGGAAATGCAAGTTGAATCCCTGTGAAATTCGATTGGAACGTCTGAAAAACAGGAATTTGGTTATCAGGCAACAAAATTCTTACCAATCATATACCTGGGGTTCAGGAGGACTTGGAAATAGCTGTCACCAGGACACCATTCTTGAATTTCTTTATCACCCTTTCCGACGCCAAATTAAGATACTTGGCAATTCAGGTTGTGGAATGTGCATTTTAGAAGACTGCTTTAAATTAAGGGAAGACGGGAAGTTTTTAGAGAGCAAACTGAAACTTTGGAAATGGCTCCGAGATGAGACTGACAATGGTCAAATTTATTATTCCTTTGGCCGCACTGCTTCCATAATAGGAATTTTCTTCCGACTTATGGAAAACAGTGACCAATCCTTTACTCTAAATTTCAGAATTACTGAGCAAATAGCCACTGTTTGTAGTCTAAGTCCCCAGAAGCATGTACGTAAAAGAACAAAACACCACGTCATTTTCCCAATAACTGATGATGATGTGTTACGACAGCATGTGACAATTGACAAGACATATAAAACTAACTCTGTTCTTGAACACTTGCTAACAAGAACAAATGAAGTCCTAAATTCAAGTTGGTGTGGCAATGTTATTTGTGAAATAGATCCCCAAGAGCCAATTTTGAGTCTGTCTGAATTAACACCTGAGAAAGCTCAGTTTTGCAATGGAAACAACATAATTACCTCGCAGGTAACAAGATCTCCCAAATTTTTCTTTGTGATGAGAAGTGTCTCAAGTGCCTTTACTCCAGATCTTGAAGAAGACATTAACATTGCAGATGCCACGTACAAACTAAGCGGAATTGTGTATTTCAATGGAATACACTACTGGTGTGAAATTCTCTCGACTCAGATTGGCTTCAAAAATGGGTGGTACTTTTTTGATGGAATGCAAAATGGGGGTAAGGCTGAGTATGTAGGTGACAAACCGAAGTGTAATCAACCTCAGTATGTGCACATACTTCTTTATGAACAGTGGGCCTCTAATACACTTGTTTATGGAAACACACTTGCACAGCAAAATGAGAAGCTTAAGTCAATAATTTCATCCTATAAGGAAGACCTTAACCTTTCAGACACAAAAGTTAAGattaaaaatttgaaagcaaTTCTCAAGCATGAGCGCATTCCTTTTCAAATCAATTCTAAACTGGACGATTTGAAACCATTAGTTTTAAATAAACCAGACACCAAGGCAAAAGATGGTTTCGAGATTCCCATGAAACTTTCAGTAGAAAATAGGAAAACACCTCCCACTGCGAAAGATGTGTTTTCATTAAAGCGGATGTCTGGCACTCAAACAGGATCTAAAGACTACACACCAGAACGTCATGCaccaaagaaattaaaaagagaatttttagcaccctttaaaaaaattccctttaaaaagaatattcaaaaatGTATCAGAACATTTAAAGATCTTTTGAGCACAGTGACAAGTCCAAGTGAAACCTCTCAAAACTCATCAGGAGACGAATCTGACGAGACCCAGTTTAATGGTAAACAAGATTCAAATCCTTTCTTCAAATATATTGCTGAACCCATGAAAGAAGAAATAATGTTGTGCAAGTTGAACAATTACCTTTCTAAAAATTTTTCCTCAGAACTTCCATATCAAATGGTTGATACAAAGCAATTATGGGAGTTCAAAGAATTTGATCGTCTACTAACACCAAAAGTTGATGATGGTGGTGAAAGACTTGAACAAATCAAACGATATGTTCTCAAGTTTGGCATTGATTCACCATTAATTCTAACATACAACCGCAGTAATGGCAAAGTGTACCTAGCTGAAGGGAACCATAGGCTTGCCATTGCAATGTCTGAAAGAATTCCTTATCTTCCAGTACATGTTACCTCACATTGGCTGGAACCCACACAATTAGGCAACTTTAAAGTTATGCCAAATCACTTAGAAATATCAAAAATTACCAAATTACTTCCACAACACTTGGGCCTGAAagttaaataa